A single window of Tuberibacillus sp. Marseille-P3662 DNA harbors:
- a CDS encoding LTA synthase family protein has translation MNRIIHNIRQQQLSIFTAILLIKLMMMSYFIYLTINFHIMVYDGLFILSVMLLIDALAKKRRFLKFFIADIVFTAIFISISLYFGYFGTLPTYYELGSVGQVPSLNGSVIVLFSPLDGLFFYDVIIMLIMLPFYLKRKDDVERVPLPSKRNKLQAVVAIVFLLIGTTGFFLNKTNEILDNGVLAKKSGIFNMQLIQAYASIKDDTLAIDPETLTLNKTLKIKGIEPEPVQEHPKFGVAEGRNLIVIQMESLQDFVIGRTINGQEITPHLNDLRGHSLYFNNIIQSIGAGNTSDAEFLMNTSLYPAGKRPTVDQFIDHKFPSLPKRLAEEGYHSATFHTDDVTFWNRDELYPALGYDDWYDKSYFGEQDVVGHGASDDVLYSKSMDVLKNMDKKGPFYANIVSITAHSPFEMPPEKQELDLPNKYNDTLIGDYLQAQHYADAALGRFIKKLKAEGLWQDSMLFVYGDHSGIHGDLMTDEDRRLLNDLLGQPYSPLEKFNIPLMVSIPGKTNDGQTISKYGGQIDFMPTAMSLLGVDYSDMTLFGQDLLAYDHNMFGMRYYLPSGSFFNQNILYIGESARKGVRVIDLSNGKHIEDQLNNPKDKYDQQYKKMLQLLDQSDAYIQTLPTRNIE, from the coding sequence ATGAACCGCATCATACATAACATCAGACAGCAGCAATTATCTATATTTACAGCGATCTTACTGATCAAATTAATGATGATGAGTTATTTTATTTATTTGACCATTAATTTCCATATCATGGTCTATGATGGGCTATTCATTCTTTCAGTCATGCTGCTGATTGATGCGTTGGCCAAAAAACGACGTTTCTTAAAATTTTTCATAGCCGACATTGTGTTCACGGCTATTTTTATCAGCATTAGTCTTTACTTCGGTTATTTCGGAACACTGCCAACCTATTATGAACTGGGCAGCGTCGGTCAAGTCCCGTCGCTTAATGGCAGTGTGATCGTTCTGTTTTCGCCGCTTGATGGGCTATTTTTTTATGATGTCATCATCATGCTGATCATGTTGCCATTTTATCTCAAGCGAAAAGACGATGTGGAGCGCGTGCCACTACCGTCCAAGCGAAACAAGCTCCAGGCCGTCGTCGCGATAGTCTTCCTTTTAATAGGGACTACTGGATTTTTTCTTAATAAAACGAATGAAATTCTTGATAATGGTGTGCTCGCCAAAAAATCGGGGATCTTTAATATGCAACTCATTCAAGCATATGCTTCCATAAAAGATGACACGCTCGCGATCGATCCAGAGACTTTGACCTTAAATAAGACTCTGAAAATAAAAGGTATCGAGCCCGAACCGGTACAAGAACACCCAAAATTTGGGGTGGCCGAGGGGCGCAATTTGATTGTCATTCAAATGGAATCATTACAAGATTTTGTTATCGGACGAACGATTAACGGCCAGGAAATCACGCCGCATTTGAATGATTTACGAGGACACAGTCTTTATTTCAATAATATCATCCAATCGATTGGAGCGGGCAACACGTCCGATGCTGAATTTCTGATGAATACATCCCTGTATCCAGCTGGTAAACGGCCGACTGTTGATCAATTTATTGACCATAAGTTCCCAAGTTTGCCGAAAAGATTGGCTGAAGAGGGGTATCATTCAGCAACATTCCATACGGATGATGTGACGTTCTGGAATCGTGATGAGCTTTATCCAGCGCTTGGTTATGATGATTGGTACGACAAATCCTACTTTGGCGAACAAGATGTTGTCGGACATGGGGCGAGTGATGACGTCCTCTATTCCAAAAGCATGGATGTACTGAAGAACATGGACAAAAAAGGCCCGTTTTATGCCAATATTGTCTCAATCACTGCGCACTCACCATTTGAAATGCCGCCAGAGAAGCAAGAACTTGATTTGCCGAACAAATACAACGATACCCTGATCGGTGATTACCTGCAAGCCCAGCATTATGCTGACGCTGCTTTAGGGCGGTTTATTAAAAAGCTTAAGGCTGAGGGATTGTGGCAGGACAGCATGCTGTTCGTCTACGGTGACCATTCGGGGATTCATGGTGATTTGATGACCGACGAAGACCGCCGGCTGCTGAACGATTTATTAGGTCAGCCATACTCGCCGTTAGAGAAATTCAATATTCCGTTAATGGTTTCGATCCCAGGGAAAACCAATGACGGACAGACGATCTCGAAGTATGGCGGACAAATTGATTTCATGCCGACAGCGATGTCATTACTCGGTGTCGATTATTCGGACATGACCTTATTTGGTCAAGACTTACTAGCGTATGATCATAATATGTTCGGGATGCGATATTACTTGCCATCAGGCTCATTTTTTAATCAAAATATTTTATATATCGGTGAATCTGCTCGGAAGGGTGTTCGAGTGATTGATCTAAGTAATGGAAAGCATATTGAGGATCAATTGAACAACCCTAAGGACAAATACGACCAGCAATATAAGAAAATGCTGCAACTGCTCGACCAATCTGACGCTTATATTCAGACGCTGCCGACGCGAAACATTGAATAA
- a CDS encoding DUF6612 family protein, whose protein sequence is MFKRISFVTVIVMALSLTLAGCGGKALQAKEVLEKAADASKDLDNYQMNADITMNMDAAGQSMKTQANLTSQIQNKPMLAHMTMKTNLQNQSLKTDMYMTKDQLYMQNKQQSKQWMKIKNPSSQQMEAMKNQNIDPAENLKKLKKYVDEFDMKEKDGEYVLSMTAKGDKVKEFYNDVAAKAMPQTTSQLQNVMDNMTFEDIKYTYHVNKDTYYPESMDMDMTLSVAGDENQSNDQSSNMELNQTMTMTFSKFNELDDISIPKKVKDNAKEVDMNKLGQNTDQ, encoded by the coding sequence GTGTTCAAACGGATCAGTTTTGTGACAGTGATTGTAATGGCATTGAGTCTTACTTTGGCCGGCTGCGGCGGAAAGGCATTACAGGCGAAGGAAGTATTGGAGAAGGCAGCGGATGCCTCCAAGGACCTTGACAATTATCAGATGAATGCTGACATAACAATGAATATGGATGCCGCCGGGCAGTCGATGAAAACACAAGCGAATCTGACAAGTCAAATTCAGAACAAACCGATGCTCGCCCACATGACAATGAAAACAAACCTACAAAATCAGTCGCTTAAGACGGATATGTATATGACGAAAGACCAGTTATACATGCAAAATAAACAGCAGAGCAAGCAGTGGATGAAAATCAAAAACCCAAGCAGTCAGCAAATGGAAGCTATGAAAAATCAGAACATCGACCCAGCCGAGAATTTAAAGAAACTCAAAAAATACGTTGATGAATTTGATATGAAAGAAAAAGATGGTGAGTATGTCTTATCGATGACAGCAAAAGGTGACAAGGTCAAAGAATTTTATAATGATGTTGCCGCTAAGGCGATGCCGCAAACGACGTCGCAACTTCAAAACGTTATGGACAACATGACATTTGAGGACATCAAGTACACGTACCATGTTAATAAAGACACTTACTATCCCGAATCTATGGATATGGACATGACGTTGTCAGTCGCTGGGGATGAGAATCAATCCAATGATCAATCGTCAAATATGGAACTTAACCAAACAATGACCATGACATTCTCTAAGTTCAATGAACTCGATGACATCAGCATTCCCAAAAAAGTCAAAGACAACGCCAAAGAAGTGGACATGAACAAGCTTGGCCAGAATACAGATCAATAA